The DNA sequence acatcaaCTTTTACGCACGGGCAAGAAACAGCACCCGTCGAAATAACCAGTCACCAACATACCGAACATGAcataaaacaatcccgcacaacaccacgggggaaacagagggttaaatacatgaacaATAATTAGGGGAATGAAAAACAGGTGtagaaacaaagacaaaacaaatggaaaatgaaaagtgaatcagcgatggctagaagaccggcgacgctgaccaccgagcgccgcccgaacaaggagacgAACCGACTTCTGCTGAAGTCGTGAcaataatcactgccaaaggtgcttcaacaaagtactgggtaaagggtctgaatagttctgAATAGTTATTTCtaacacatttgcaaaaaacTGTTTCTgatttgtcaatatggggtattgtgtgtagattgatgagggaaaaaaacgattgaatccagtttagaataaggctttaacataacaaaatgtggaaaaggggaaacggtctgaatacatttccaaatgcactgtatatttttagAGGGGGcccactggacacagacgtcaattcaacatctattcttgttggttccaagtaatttcattgaaatgacgtggaaacaacattgatttaaccagtgtgtgccaAGTGGGAGGAGATCATCAGGGTGAAGAGAAATGCAGACAAAACATATCTTTTGATTATTTCTGAATTCTGGGTATACAAGCATTTTGATGGATTTTTGGCCTCCTAAATATGACAATAAAATGCTGACTGTGGCCTTGTcagaaaatcaaataaaattgtatttgttacatgtgccaaatacaacggTGGTAGACTTTAAtctgaaatgcttgcttacgagcccttcctAACTATGCAGAGTTTTTAATATTTATATACATAAATattaaaaatagtaacacaagaggaatagAATATACAATAATGAAGCTAGAAACAGGaagtactcatccttcttccaaGCAAAGTCATGAACGTGTAATAAAACGAGGGACTATTTAATTTCTTTCGGATCAGGATGCAAAGGAATTAACTGGGCCAAAGAAGTTTCACAATGACATGTCCAGGAGTGGAATGTTAATTAACTTTCAAttgactcagtaaaatctttgaaatggtggcatgttgtgtttatcattttgttcagtatacttgcAAATGGGTGGTTATAAATCATTGAATATGTTACCCGCGCCTAAAGTGATGGGATCTTGATTCCATGTCTATTTTCCTGCTCTGAACCCCAAAATGTCAGTCAGTGTCAGGCCAGTTGCACCTCCTCCCTGAGGGCATTAGGGTCTCTGCATCAAACTGTGTTGCTGTGGGGATGAAAGCCATAGTGAATGGCTCCAGatgtatctgtccctctctcttccaaaTCCAGTTATTGGACGCTAATGATAATAGTGCTGACTGAATCTGTGAGGGGAAATTGCAGGGTTTATATGTACTGGTGGGCAGACAGTGGCGATATGAGGGCTATTGCATTAATAATGCAAGAGGATCCTGCCCTAGTGGCTTGATTTACGGTTGGAATGAGCAACAGGTTGACTATGATTGTTGACTTTCTTTACTTTTTGATATTACTGGTACAATCTTGAAGCACCACAGTGCTCTGGTTTAGGCAGAGACGAGCTGTAGAAAATTACTTTGAAATCTCAAGAaatggaacacacacaaacacacaaacctcACACCAAAATaacttctctctgtgtctctctgtaggtATCTCCATGCCCATCCCTGTCCTAGGCCTGCGGGACCATACAAAGGTATTTAAAGATGGCAGCTGCCTGCTGACAGATGACAGTTTCGTCCTGGTAGGCTCCTTCGTGGCCTTCTTCGTCCCCCTCACCATCATGGTGGTCACCTACTTCCTCACCATCAGCGCCCTGCAGAATGAGGCTACACTCTGCCTGGACCAGCTCGTGCCCAGGCCCAAGTGGAGTGCCACCCTGACCCTGGGATTTTTCCCACAGTCCTCGCTCTCCTCAGAAAAGCTCTTCTTCAGGCGTTCGCTCAGCCGCGACacgagaggggtgggaggaggggttggCGGGGCTGGGGTGGACCCGCGGTACGGGCGTCGTACCATGCAGTCAATTAGCAATGAGCAGAAGGCCACCAAGGTTCTGGGTGTGGTCTTCTTCTTGTTCGTGGTCATGTGGTGTCCCTTCTTCATCACCAATGTGCTGGCAGTGGTGTGCAACCCCATGAACTGTGACCCGTGGGTGATGGGGGGGCTGCTGAACGTGTTCGTGTGGGTGGGATACCTCTCCTCAGCCGTCAACCCTCTGGTATACACTCTGTTCAACAAAACGTACCGTGCAGCCTTCTCCCGCTACGTACGCTGCCAGTACAGCCCGGAGAGGAAGCCTCTGCAGCTCATGTTGGTTAATACCATCCCTCCACTGGCCTACAACTCCACCCACCTGCCCCTGGAGGAAATGGGGTCCCTCAGGAATGGAGGCCACAGTGGTGGAGGACCAAATCAAACTCAGACAACGACAAGGCACCCAGGGACCAagatgagagcatcagctgtgtGAGAGGTTGTGAGCCTGTGAGGACTGAATCTCCCATAATCCTAGTGAGATGTGCTGTGTTTTGATCACGATCTCGCCTTGTTTCCGGAAGGAAACCTTTGGAACGGAGGTTCCTGTGCTGGAATGTGTTCAGTAGCTCTGTGGTGAGACTCATGCCAGAGAGGAATATGTGAAGAGAGAGGGTCCACTCCCGTCAAAATCTGTCCACGCGCAAATACAGTGATAAGCTGTAGGAAGCAGGGAgtacagagagaggaaaagacacAACCTGCCTCACAAACACTTAAACTAGTTACACCAGAAGAGAACAACTGAGCTAAAGCAAAATTATCAGCAATAGCCAGGGGCCACGAGGGGATACATTTCCCCAAAATGATCATACACATAGCCTGGATACCAGactgtttagctaacattccactccttgtgtGCCAAAGATGTTTCACAATGACACATCAAGGAGTGGATTATTAACTAAACAGACTAGTACCTaagctacagtggcttgcgaaagtattcacccccttggcatttttcctattttgttaccttATAATCtggaatttaaatagatttttggggggattgtatcatttgatttacacaacatgcctaccactttgaagatgcaaaatatttttattgtgaaacaaacaagaagacagaaaaacggaaaacttgagcgtgcataactatttacccccccccccccaaagtcaatactttgtagagccacattttgcagcaattacagctgcaagtctcttggggtatgtctctataagcttgacacatctagtcactgggatttttgcccattgttcaaggcaaaactgctctagctcctccaagttggatgggttccactggtgtacagctatctttaagtcataccgcagattctcaattggaattaggtctgggctttgactaggccatttcaagacatttaaatgttcccccttaaaccactcaagtgttgctttagcagtatgcttagggtcattgtcctgctggaaagtaaatctccgtcccagtctcaaatctcttgaagacaaACAGttttccctcaataatttccctgtatttagcggcatccatcattccttcaattctgaccagtttcccagtccctgccgatggaaaacatacctacagcatgatgctgccaccaccatgcttcactttgGGGAtgatattctcggggtgatgagaggtgttaggtttgtgccagacatagcgttttacttgatggccaaaaagcacaATTTTAGTCTAAGctgagtaccttcttccatatgtttggggagtctcccacatgccttttggcgaacaccaaatgtgtctccttatttttttctttaagcaatgtcttttttctgGTCACACGTCCATAAAACCCAGCTctatggagtgtacggcttaaagtggtcctatggacagatactccaatctccgctgtggagctttccAGTTCCTTCAGggatatctttggtctctttgatgcctctctgattaatgccctccttgcctggtccatgagttttggtgggcggccctctcttggcaggtttgttgtggtgccatattctttccattttttaataatggatttaatggtgctctgtgagatgttcaaagttttgtatgttttttataacccaaccctgatctgtacttctccacaactttgtccctgacatgtttggagagctccttggtcttcatggtgctgcttgcttggtggtgctctttgcctagtggtgttgcagattctggggcctttcagaacaggtggaAGTATACTCAGATCATGTgccacttagattgcacacatgtggactttatttaactaattatgtgacttctgaaggtaattggttgcaccagatcttatttacgGGTTTcaaagcaaagggggtgaatacatatacacgcaccacttttctgataaattgttgttttttaaatttcactacaccaatttggactattttgtgtatgtccattacatccaaataaatacaattaaaataaaataaataaaaatcaatttaaattacaggttgtaatgcaacaaaataggaaaaatgtcaagggggtgAATACGTTTGTAAGGAACTGTTtccatatacaaatatatatttgtgtaAATACATTGTGCCAATCCGTAAAtaaatgtgtgtatttttgttgtcGTTACCCGAAGATACGGAgcttatttttgtattttcttgtGTTTCCTTCATGCAGTATAAAGATACAGAAATGTGTATAGGTGGGATGTAGGCTAATGAagatgtacactaccattcaaaagtttggggtcacttgaaaatgtccttgtttttgaaagaaaagctaactttttgtccattaaaataacatcaaattcatcagaaatacaggcccattatcagcaaccatcactcctgtgttccaatgacacattgtgttggctaatccaagtctatcattttaaaaggctaattgatcattggaaaacccttttgcaattatgttagcacatctgaaaacggttctgattaaagaagcaataaaactggccatctttagaccagttgagtatgtgtagcatcagcatttgtgggttcgattacaggctcaaaatggccagaaacaaagatctttcttctgtaacttgtcagtctattcttgttctgagaaatgaaggctattccatgcgagaaattgccaagaaacagaagatctcgtacaacgatgtgtactactcccttcacagaacagcgcaaactggctctaaccagaatagaaagaggagtgaggagccccggtgcacaactaagcaTTAGAgtctctagtttgagaaacagacgcctcacaagtcctggCAACTTCatcaaatagtacccgcaaaacacctgtctcaacgtcaacagcaaAGAGGCGACTCccagatgctggccttcttggcagagttcctctgtcctgtatctgtgttcttttgccaatcttaatctttcatttttattagccagtctgagatatgggtttttctttgcaactctgcctagaaggccagcatcccggagtcgcctattcactttgtttctggtcattttgagcctgtaatcgaacccacaaatgctgtcTCCAGGTACTCAACTCGTCTAAAGAtgaccagttttattgcttctttaatcagaacaatcgttttcagatgtgctaacataattgcaaaagggttttcaatgatcaattagccttttaaaattataaacttggattagctaacacaatgtgtcattggaacacaggagtgatggttgct is a window from the Oncorhynchus tshawytscha isolate Ot180627B linkage group LG03, Otsh_v2.0, whole genome shotgun sequence genome containing:
- the LOC112239637 gene encoding 5-hydroxytryptamine receptor 2A, encoding MATDIMNLHGNVSELISSAVRAITLPSFDPDPDPWPNGPERLLGNESRNFSNGCNGNDGGNVHDFPPGNWTHSGRVYSDEARILASSQCVKGMKAVDKNWAALLILAVIAVTVTGNILVIIAVSLEKKLQNATNYFLMSLAVADMLLGILVMPISMVTILYDHWWPLPSDLCPIWIYLDVLFSTASIMHLCAISLDRYIAIRNPLHHSRFNSRTKARLKIMAVWTISVGISMPIPVLGLRDHTKVFKDGSCLLTDDSFVLVGSFVAFFVPLTIMVVTYFLTISALQNEATLCLDQLVPRPKWSATLTLGFFPQSSLSSEKLFFRRSLSRDTRGVGGGVGGAGVDPRYGRRTMQSISNEQKATKVLGVVFFLFVVMWCPFFITNVLAVVCNPMNCDPWVMGGLLNVFVWVGYLSSAVNPLVYTLFNKTYRAAFSRYVRCQYSPERKPLQLMLVNTIPPLAYNSTHLPLEEMGSLRNGGHSGGGPNQTQTTTRHPGTKMRASAV